GCTCGGCGAAAGAAGTCGCCAACCCCATGTTCTTCGGGGTTCTCATCATTACGGTTGTCTATGTACCGATCCTCGCGCTCACAGGAATCGAGGGAAAGATGTTCCGTCCGATGGCTCTCACCGTCATTTTCGCACTGGCGGGTTCACTGATTCTGGCGCTAACGCTGATGCCCGTACTGTGCTCCTATTTTTTGCACGGGAGGATTCGTGAGCACGACAACTGGCTGGTGCATTTTTTCAAGGCAATCTATGCCCCCCTCCGCACCTGGGCCCTCCGCTTCAAAGCGGTGGTGGTAGCCGCCGCCGTGGTGCTTTTCGGCTCGTCCCTCTTTGTCTTCGCCCGGCTGGGCGCCGAGTTCATTCCGCAACTCGACGAAGGGACGATGCTGCTCCAGTTCATTCGCAGCAGCAGCGCCGGGCTGGAGGCGTCGACCGACCTGCAGCGCAAATCCGAGAAGCTGTTGCTGGAGAAGTTTCCGGAGATCGACCGCATGTTCGGTCTCATCGGCACAGCCGAGATCGCCGTCGATCCGATGGGGCCGAATCTTTGCGATACCTACGTCGAGTTCAAACCCCGCAGCCAGTGGCGGAGAATCCATGGTCGCGCCGCAACCAAGGACGAACTCATCGACCTGATGCGCCGCGAACTCGCGCTCCACGTGCCGGGTCAGACGTATCTCTTCACCCAACCGATCCAGATGCGGTTCAACGAAATGATGGCCGGAGTGCGCGCCGATATCGCCGTGAAGGTGTACGGCGACGACTTCAAGGAGCTGGAGCGACTATCAACCGAGATTCGGGACCTTCTGCGCGCGATTCCCGGCAGCGGCGACGTCGAATTTGATGCTTTCGGCCGATCTCCCATGCTCGAGATCAAACCCGACCGCG
The sequence above is drawn from the Verrucomicrobiales bacterium genome and encodes:
- a CDS encoding efflux RND transporter permease subunit, which encodes EEAVVGGALMRAGGNSRLVARDVAMKLAHLQEKLPPGIQVRPLYDRSDLVNRTLKTVETNLFEGASLVVVVLFVLLGNLRAAFIVALAIPLSMLFALIGMVESRVSGNLMSLGAIDFGLIIDGAVVMVENIVRHLAHKQKVLGRELTATERSMEVLRSAKEVANPMFFGVLIITVVYVPILALTGIEGKMFRPMALTVIFALAGSLILALTLMPVLCSYFLHGRIREHDNWLVHFFKAIYAPLRTWALRFKAVVVAAAVVLFGSSLFVFARLGAEFIPQLDEGTMLLQFIRSSSAGLEASTDLQRKSEKLLLEKFPEIDRMFGLIGTAEIAVDPMGPNLCDTYVEFKPRSQWRRIHGRAATKDELIDLMRRELALHVPGQTYLFTQPIQMRFNEMMAGVRADIAVKVYGDDFKELERLSTEIRDLLRAIPGSGDVEFDAFGRSPMLEIKPDREALLRYNLQANALNHVIATALAGEEVGTVIEGNRRFPIVVRLAETARRSVDLMKRLPVKTEDGGLLALGKVARFEMVEAVGAVTRESGQRRAAILVNLRGR